The DNA region GCGAAGAATTAGGCTTACAAACAGGTGATAAAGTACTAACCATCGACGGTGAAAAAGTAGCAAGATTTAATGATCTTTTTATTGGCTTTGTAAATGGCAATTCTTATACCATTGAAAGAGATGGTAAAGTAATTGAAAAAGAGATACCAGTTGATTTTATTTCTAAATTGGTTGATAGGGAAAGGGAAGAAGCAAATTTTTTGGCACCGAGAGTACCTTTTGTTATTGGTAAAGTAGTTGACACTTTACAGAATGCAAACAGCGGGTTAAAGCCTAAAGATTTAGTTGTTGCAATAAACAAAAAGCCTATCAAATATTATGATCAGGTTGGAAATGAGTTTTCTAAATATAATAATGAAAACGTAAATATTACCGTAAAGAGAGGTGATAAAACAGAAGACATTAGCGTAAAGGTTGATGATAATGGAAAAATAGGTGTATTAACTGGTGTTCCAATGAATGATTTAGAAAGACTCGGTTATTATAAATTTGAAACCAAAACCTATAACTTTGTCGAAGCAATTCCAGCAGGAATGAATAAAGCTTGGACAACTTTTTCTGGTTATTTAAAACAACTTAAAAAAATATTTAACCCAAGTACTGGAGCTTACAAAGGTTTAGGTGGGTTTATTTCTATTGGTAGTATTTTTCCACCAACCTGGGATTGGCAGACTTTTTTAAGCATTACAGCATTTTTATCTATAATGTTAGGTGTTATGAACCTATTACCCATTCCTGCTTTAGATGGTGGTCATGTAGTGTTCACATTGTACGAAATGATTTCAGGCAGAAAACCAAGTGATAAGTTTTTAGAATATGCTCAAATTGCTGGATTTATCTTTCTAATAGCATTGCTATTGTTTGCAAATGGTAATGACATATACAGGCATCTATTCAAGTAGTATTTACTGCATCTAAAAAATACAAAAAAAATGCCGCTCAAAATTTGAGTGGCATTTTTTTATCCTATGGAGACTCACTCCATTTATTCTTTCTTAGCATCTTGTTTTTCTGCCCATTCTTTAGCTCTTTTGGCTCGTTTTGCGGAACCTGGGTGAGATGAAGTTAATGAACCCTTGCCTCCATCTTCACTTAAATCAGCTAACTTTTGAAAAGCCCCTTGCATGGCATGATAGTTCATACCGTGTT from Aureibaculum sp. 2308TA14-22 includes:
- the rseP gene encoding RIP metalloprotease RseP, with product MEIFIKVSQFILSLSILIVLHELGHYIPAKIFKTRVEKFYLFFDYKFSLFKKKIGETVYGIGWIPLGGYVKISGMIDESMDTEQMQEEPKPWEFRSKPAWQRLIIMLGGVTVNFLLGIFIYILMMNIWGEQYLPNDSLKDGIWVQNELGEELGLQTGDKVLTIDGEKVARFNDLFIGFVNGNSYTIERDGKVIEKEIPVDFISKLVDREREEANFLAPRVPFVIGKVVDTLQNANSGLKPKDLVVAINKKPIKYYDQVGNEFSKYNNENVNITVKRGDKTEDISVKVDDNGKIGVLTGVPMNDLERLGYYKFETKTYNFVEAIPAGMNKAWTTFSGYLKQLKKIFNPSTGAYKGLGGFISIGSIFPPTWDWQTFLSITAFLSIMLGVMNLLPIPALDGGHVVFTLYEMISGRKPSDKFLEYAQIAGFIFLIALLLFANGNDIYRHLFK